Proteins from a genomic interval of Nitrospina gracilis Nb-211:
- the rpmG gene encoding 50S ribosomal protein L33, whose translation MRDIVLLACGECKRRNYSTTKNKKKTTGRLEFSKYCKFCRKHTPHKETK comes from the coding sequence ATGAGGGATATTGTACTTTTGGCGTGCGGTGAGTGTAAGCGACGGAATTATTCCACCACCAAGAACAAGAAGAAAACCACGGGCCGTTTGGAATTCAGCAAGTATTGCAAGTTCTGCAGGAAGCACACTCCTCACAAAGAAACTAAATAA
- the rplJ gene encoding 50S ribosomal protein L10, whose amino-acid sequence MPTPVKAKEIERLNGVFTKAKSAVLANYQGLSAEQMTQLRAHMKGRALEFKVIKNTLARIAAKNTPFEVLDTSWEGPMSIIISFDDEVAPAKALSDFAKSGVEKNPQVVCGIVDGQAVTPEQVKALADLPSKEVLISQMLSVFQGPTRNFVGVFASLQRKLVGTLDAVREKKAQQG is encoded by the coding sequence GTGCCGACACCAGTAAAAGCAAAAGAGATTGAACGGTTGAACGGAGTGTTCACCAAAGCCAAGTCGGCGGTGCTGGCGAATTACCAGGGGCTGTCGGCGGAGCAGATGACCCAGCTTCGGGCGCACATGAAGGGACGGGCGCTCGAGTTCAAGGTCATCAAGAACACCCTCGCCCGCATTGCGGCGAAGAATACGCCCTTCGAGGTGCTTGACACTTCGTGGGAAGGGCCGATGTCCATCATCATCAGCTTCGACGATGAGGTGGCCCCGGCCAAGGCGCTTTCCGATTTTGCCAAATCGGGCGTAGAAAAAAATCCGCAGGTGGTCTGCGGGATTGTGGACGGTCAGGCGGTGACGCCGGAGCAGGTCAAGGCGCTGGCCGACCTGCCGTCGAAGGAAGTGTTGATTTCGCAGATGCTTTCGGTCTTCCAGGGACCGACCCGCAATTTTGTGGGTGTTTTTGCCAGCCTGCAGCGCAAGCTGGTGGGTACTCTGGATGCCGTCCGCGAGAAGAAGGCTCAGCAGGGCTGA
- the rplA gene encoding 50S ribosomal protein L1, translating to MARHGKKYRAAAEKIDRNQRYALEEALQLAKGGVETKFDQSLDVAVKLGVDPRKADQNIRGSVVLPKGTGKKFRVLVFAKGEKETEAKEAGAEFVGGDDLVKKIQDGWFEFDRVVATPDMMGTVGKLGKVLGPRGLMPNPKTGTVTFDVAEAIRQIQAGKVDFRVDKAGIVHASVGKASFSVEDLAENFKEFMGTLVKMKPSTAKGVYIRGVSLSSTMGPGVKVAYTGN from the coding sequence ATGGCCAGGCATGGAAAAAAATACCGGGCGGCGGCGGAGAAGATCGACCGCAACCAGCGCTACGCGCTGGAAGAGGCGTTGCAGCTCGCCAAGGGCGGCGTCGAGACCAAATTCGACCAGTCGCTGGACGTGGCGGTGAAGCTGGGCGTCGATCCCCGTAAGGCGGATCAGAACATCCGCGGCAGCGTGGTGCTTCCCAAGGGCACGGGCAAGAAATTCCGCGTGCTGGTGTTCGCCAAGGGGGAAAAGGAAACCGAAGCGAAGGAAGCGGGCGCGGAGTTTGTCGGCGGCGATGACCTGGTGAAGAAGATTCAGGACGGGTGGTTCGAGTTCGACCGCGTCGTGGCCACGCCGGACATGATGGGCACCGTGGGCAAGCTCGGCAAGGTGCTGGGTCCGCGCGGACTCATGCCCAACCCGAAGACCGGCACCGTCACCTTCGACGTGGCGGAGGCCATCCGGCAGATCCAGGCGGGTAAGGTGGATTTCCGCGTGGACAAGGCGGGCATCGTGCACGCGTCGGTGGGCAAGGCCAGCTTCTCGGTGGAAGACCTGGCGGAGAATTTCAAGGAGTTCATGGGGACGCTGGTCAAAATGAAGCCCTCCACCGCAAAGGGCGTGTACATCCGCGGCGTGTCGCTGTCCAGCACCATGGGCCCGGGCGTGAAGGTGGCTTACACCGGCAACTGA
- the rplL gene encoding 50S ribosomal protein L7/L12 yields the protein MAVTKEDVISFIDNMTVLEMSEFVKELEDKYGVTAAAPAMMAMPAGAGGDAGAAAEEKTEFDVILAAAGDKKIQVIKEVRGITGLGLKDAKDLVEAAPKPIKEGVKKEEAEEIKKKIEEAGGTVEIK from the coding sequence ATGGCAGTCACGAAAGAGGACGTCATTTCCTTCATTGACAACATGACGGTTTTGGAGATGTCGGAATTCGTCAAGGAATTGGAAGACAAGTACGGTGTTACGGCGGCGGCTCCGGCCATGATGGCGATGCCGGCGGGTGCTGGCGGCGATGCCGGTGCGGCGGCGGAAGAGAAGACGGAGTTTGACGTTATTCTCGCGGCCGCGGGTGACAAGAAAATCCAGGTGATCAAGGAAGTGCGCGGCATCACGGGCCTGGGTCTGAAAGACGCCAAGGACCTGGTTGAAGCGGCTCCCAAGCCGATTAAAGAAGGTGTGAAAAAGGAAGAAGCTGAAGAGATCAAGAAGAAGATCGAAGAAGCTGGTGGAACTGTTGAGATTAAGTAA
- the rplK gene encoding 50S ribosomal protein L11, with translation MATKKKKVAAQIKLQIAAGQATPSPPVGPALGQNGVNIMDFCKAFNAATQGQEGMIIPVVISVYEDRSFSFITKSPPASVLLKQAAGIAKGSTHPSKENVGTVTRAQVKEIAEIKKADLNAYDVDAAMKIIEGSAKSMGIKVTD, from the coding sequence ATGGCCACTAAGAAAAAGAAAGTCGCGGCGCAGATCAAGCTGCAGATAGCCGCCGGGCAGGCGACGCCTTCGCCGCCCGTGGGTCCGGCGCTCGGTCAGAACGGCGTTAACATCATGGATTTCTGCAAGGCGTTCAACGCCGCCACGCAGGGCCAGGAAGGCATGATCATTCCGGTCGTCATTTCGGTGTATGAGGACCGTAGTTTCAGTTTCATCACCAAGTCTCCGCCCGCCTCGGTTCTGCTCAAGCAGGCGGCGGGCATCGCCAAGGGTTCGACGCATCCCAGCAAGGAAAACGTGGGCACCGTCACTCGGGCGCAGGTGAAGGAAATCGCCGAAATCAAGAAAGCGGACCTCAATGCGTACGATGTGGACGCAGCGATGAAGATCATCGAGGGATCCGCGAAAAGCATGGGCATCAAGGTTACGGATTAG
- the secE gene encoding preprotein translocase subunit SecE has product MLAKSKEFLSGVKAEVKKVTWPARKEAVGGTMVVFVVVAFIGLFLWIVDTILSKIVEGMISG; this is encoded by the coding sequence ATGCTCGCAAAAAGTAAAGAATTCTTGTCCGGAGTCAAAGCGGAAGTCAAGAAGGTCACGTGGCCTGCCCGCAAGGAAGCTGTCGGTGGAACCATGGTGGTGTTCGTCGTGGTGGCGTTCATTGGTCTGTTTCTCTGGATCGTGGATACGATCCTTTCCAAAATCGTGGAGGGCATGATTTCCGGATGA
- the nusG gene encoding transcription termination/antitermination protein NusG — MSEDMENAVTKGKDWYVIHTYSGYENKVKLSLEERFAHHGVRDKLGEIVIPTEEVVEVRQGKKKISSRKFLPGYVLISVDMDQDVWYLIKNTPKVTGFLGGTEPTPLSEAEVKEIMDQVKGESQRPKPKFQFEKGEGVRVIDGPFMNFNGTVEEVNHDKGKVKVMVSIFGRATPVELEFPQIEKV, encoded by the coding sequence ATGAGCGAGGATATGGAGAACGCGGTGACCAAGGGTAAGGACTGGTATGTGATTCATACCTATTCCGGCTATGAGAACAAGGTTAAGCTGAGTCTGGAGGAGCGCTTTGCGCACCACGGCGTCCGCGACAAGCTGGGAGAGATCGTCATTCCCACGGAAGAAGTCGTGGAGGTACGCCAGGGCAAAAAGAAAATCAGTTCGCGCAAGTTCCTGCCCGGGTACGTGCTGATTTCGGTCGATATGGACCAGGACGTCTGGTACCTCATCAAGAACACGCCGAAGGTCACCGGTTTTCTGGGCGGCACGGAGCCGACGCCTTTGTCCGAGGCGGAGGTCAAGGAAATCATGGATCAGGTCAAGGGCGAGTCCCAGCGGCCGAAGCCGAAGTTCCAGTTCGAGAAGGGCGAGGGCGTGCGCGTGATCGACGGCCCGTTCATGAACTTCAATGGCACCGTGGAGGAAGTCAACCACGACAAGGGTAAGGTCAAGGTCATGGTTTCCATATTCGGACGGGCGACGCCGGTGGAGCTGGAATTTCCGCAGATTGAGAAAGTGTGA
- a CDS encoding amidohydrolase family protein: MTEPVRTRILFERLVTMTGREYEGGEVWVKDGRVESIRDTVTPDDPVPTIDLTGHLLLPGFVNAHSHMGLCALEGRLTPGTPFADWILDVVAANTALGWTDRVGALHRHSQSMLRSGVTLLGDYLAHPELLVELAGLPFRQVLFLETLGFPEEDAQARAARVESLLEEHESQGGRIRLGIAPHAPYSVSPQLFRRLKAIARRYRCPMSCHVAEVPEENEFLLTGNGPMRHLLEKRGAYDAAWQPPAIGPVAYLDRLGALEGLVGVHLNDVTADVDLLARRNVTAVFCPGSTCWFGREQYMPVRQLVDRGVPVGLGTDSLASNESLNFLRELKLAESMLPNMSRAEILTMATRWGAEALHSEAGTVEPGRPADLIAFRMDEKSGDWFDIPFESGREEVDWVMIYGTPVPTEAGPEGER, from the coding sequence ATGACCGAACCGGTCCGCACGCGCATTCTCTTTGAACGGCTGGTCACCATGACCGGCCGCGAGTATGAAGGCGGAGAGGTGTGGGTGAAAGACGGGCGGGTGGAGTCGATCCGCGACACCGTCACCCCGGACGATCCCGTCCCCACCATCGACCTCACGGGTCACCTGCTTCTGCCCGGCTTCGTCAACGCCCACAGCCATATGGGCCTGTGCGCGCTGGAGGGCCGGCTGACGCCGGGCACGCCGTTCGCCGACTGGATTCTGGATGTGGTCGCCGCCAACACCGCGCTCGGCTGGACCGACCGGGTGGGCGCGCTCCACCGGCACAGTCAATCCATGTTGCGCTCCGGCGTCACCCTGCTGGGGGATTACCTGGCGCACCCGGAACTGCTGGTGGAACTGGCGGGCCTGCCGTTCCGGCAGGTGTTGTTTCTGGAGACGCTCGGTTTCCCGGAGGAAGACGCGCAAGCCCGGGCGGCGCGGGTGGAGAGTTTGCTCGAGGAACACGAATCACAGGGAGGGCGCATCCGCTTGGGCATCGCCCCGCACGCTCCGTATTCCGTCTCGCCGCAGTTGTTCCGCAGATTGAAAGCCATCGCCCGCCGTTACCGTTGTCCCATGTCCTGCCACGTGGCGGAGGTGCCGGAAGAGAACGAATTCCTGCTCACCGGCAACGGGCCGATGCGCCATCTGCTGGAAAAGCGCGGCGCGTACGATGCCGCCTGGCAGCCGCCCGCGATAGGGCCGGTTGCCTACCTCGACCGGTTGGGCGCGCTGGAGGGCCTGGTTGGCGTGCATCTGAACGACGTGACGGCGGATGTCGATTTGCTGGCCCGGCGGAACGTCACCGCCGTGTTCTGTCCCGGAAGCACCTGCTGGTTCGGCCGGGAGCAGTATATGCCGGTGCGCCAACTGGTGGACCGGGGCGTGCCGGTGGGACTGGGCACGGATTCATTGGCCAGCAACGAGTCTCTGAACTTTCTGCGCGAATTGAAGCTCGCCGAGTCCATGTTGCCGAATATGAGCCGGGCCGAAATTTTGACAATGGCCACCCGTTGGGGGGCCGAAGCCTTGCACAGCGAGGCCGGAACCGTGGAGCCCGGCCGCCCCGCCGACCTCATAGCGTTCCGCATGGATGAAAAGTCAGGCGATTGGTTCGATATACCATTTGAAAGCGGGCGCGAGGAAGTGGATTGGGTGATGATTTACGGAACCCCGGTGCCCACTGAGGCTGGTCCGGAAGGTGAGCGCTAA
- the rpoB gene encoding DNA-directed RNA polymerase subunit beta: MSIKTTDRTQSTVRERLDFSRIPAVIEIPNLIGIQKKSFEYFLQTDTAPAERKIQGLEEVFQDVFPISDLNINARIDYVGYEVGVWECACGEYKELGGVGVVCETCGQETNYKEKFKLAECRQKGLTYSDPIKIMVRMVLFQREKIEVNARILKELPGKYIVEEVKNPETGKLLIPARTEIDDAIIEALQKFKVPEVTINSVKEVKEQKIFLGEMPVMGPTGTFMINGVERVIVSQMHRSPGAFFAHDKGRSHVSGKILYSARVIPDRGSWLDFEFDIKDILHVKIDRRRKLPATVLLSAFGMNQEEILAAFYTVEKVSRLVKDDRYFMGSKGLMCGIKVLEDVIDPKTEDVLVKSGKKIAPQQIKKLRRMSKAQRVEIDKETLIGGYLAQDIVDKETGEVLLDSNTEITPETLAVLSKHNVSEFSVLSIDEEHPDTAIRDTLAQAKIADSDEAIREIYKRLRPGDPPTTEIAKTLFYNLFFNPKRYNLSVVGRIKMNQKFGLDVPLENRLLTRDDLIAVIRYMVDLRNGIGVVDDIDHLGNRRVRAVGESLENQFRVGLVRMERAIIERMSIQDLDVSMPHDLINSKPVTAAIKEFYGSSQLSQFMDQTNPLSEVTHKRRLSALGPGGLTRERAGFEVRDVHPTHYGRICPIETPEGPNIGLIASLSTYARVNDYGFVETPYRRVTDAKVSDNVEFHNAMVEDDFVIAQANAELDDKNRFVNEIVDARQGGDFILSPREKINLMDVSPKQLISVAASLIPFLENDDANRALMGSNMQRQAVPLLQTEAPLVGTGMEEVVARDSGAVVVAENDGEVISSDASRIVVRTSGRQKKKGMLDSSVDIYTLAKYQRSNQNTCINQRPLVRTGEKVKKGQVIADGPSTDLGELALGRNVLVAFMPWEGYNFEDAIVISEKVVKEDVFTSVHIEEFEVEARDTKQGKEDITRDISNVGEEALRNLDDSGIIRIGASVAPNDILVGKITPKGETQLSPEEKLLKAIFGEKAGDVRDTSLRVPPGIQGIVIDVKVFSRKGVDKDSRTLSIEEEEVSKIEKDFSDEIEIVKNESEKKLLSMLVGKQVTKATTIGKKVFKKGQDLTEEDLAKMPSKDLAKIPVKDVDPNELQQIEDASKDQIHILKTMMNDKIAKLKKGDDLAPGVIKLVKVFVAMKRKLQVGDKMAGRHGNKGVVSKIVPEEDMPYMDDGTPIELILNPLGVPSRMNVGQIFETNLGMAAKASGKHVATPVFDGAQEEDVRKLLVDSGCSPTGEVRLFDGRTGQPFHQKVMVGYIYMLKLHHLVDDKIHARSTGPYSLVTQQPLGGKAQFGGQRLGEMEVWALEAYGGAYTLQEMLTVKSDDVEGRKRMYEAIVKGDTNLTPSLPESFNVLVKELQSLAIDVELMETASK; encoded by the coding sequence ATGTCTATCAAAACCACCGATCGAACCCAAAGCACCGTTCGTGAAAGGTTGGACTTCTCCCGGATCCCTGCGGTCATCGAGATCCCCAACCTGATTGGAATTCAAAAGAAGTCCTTTGAGTACTTCCTGCAGACGGACACGGCCCCCGCGGAACGCAAGATCCAGGGCCTGGAGGAAGTGTTTCAGGATGTGTTCCCTATTTCCGACCTGAATATCAATGCCCGCATCGATTATGTGGGCTATGAGGTCGGCGTGTGGGAGTGTGCCTGCGGCGAGTACAAGGAACTCGGCGGCGTGGGAGTGGTGTGCGAAACCTGCGGCCAGGAAACCAACTACAAGGAAAAATTCAAGCTCGCGGAATGCCGGCAGAAAGGTCTCACGTACTCCGACCCGATCAAGATCATGGTGCGCATGGTCCTGTTTCAGCGTGAGAAGATCGAAGTCAATGCGCGCATCCTCAAGGAACTGCCCGGCAAATACATCGTCGAAGAAGTGAAGAACCCGGAAACGGGCAAACTGCTGATCCCCGCCCGCACGGAGATCGATGACGCCATCATCGAGGCTCTGCAGAAATTCAAGGTTCCCGAAGTCACCATCAACTCCGTCAAGGAGGTGAAGGAGCAGAAGATTTTCCTGGGTGAGATGCCGGTCATGGGTCCCACGGGAACGTTCATGATCAATGGTGTCGAGCGTGTCATCGTCAGCCAGATGCACCGCTCCCCCGGCGCGTTCTTCGCGCATGACAAGGGCCGCAGTCACGTCAGCGGAAAAATCCTGTACAGCGCGCGCGTCATCCCGGACCGCGGTTCGTGGCTCGACTTCGAATTCGATATCAAGGATATCCTGCACGTCAAGATCGACCGCCGCAGAAAGCTGCCGGCGACGGTTCTGCTCAGTGCGTTCGGCATGAATCAGGAAGAGATTCTCGCCGCGTTTTATACCGTCGAAAAAGTGTCGCGGCTGGTCAAGGACGACCGTTATTTCATGGGCAGCAAAGGCCTGATGTGCGGCATCAAGGTGCTCGAAGACGTCATTGACCCGAAAACCGAAGACGTGCTCGTCAAGTCGGGCAAAAAGATCGCGCCGCAACAGATCAAGAAACTGCGTCGCATGAGCAAGGCTCAGCGCGTGGAGATCGACAAGGAAACGCTGATCGGCGGCTATCTCGCGCAGGATATCGTGGACAAGGAAACCGGCGAGGTTCTGCTCGACTCGAACACGGAGATCACCCCCGAGACACTGGCGGTGTTGTCCAAACACAACGTAAGTGAGTTTTCGGTGCTGTCCATCGACGAGGAGCATCCGGACACCGCCATCCGCGACACGCTGGCGCAGGCAAAGATCGCCGACTCGGACGAAGCCATCCGCGAAATCTACAAACGCCTCCGCCCCGGCGACCCGCCGACGACGGAGATTGCGAAGACGCTGTTCTACAACCTGTTCTTCAACCCGAAGCGGTACAACCTGTCGGTGGTCGGCAGAATCAAGATGAACCAGAAGTTCGGCCTCGACGTGCCGCTGGAAAACCGCCTGCTCACGCGTGACGATCTCATTGCCGTCATCCGCTATATGGTGGACCTGAGGAACGGCATCGGCGTGGTGGACGACATCGATCATCTGGGCAACCGCCGCGTGCGCGCGGTGGGTGAGTCTTTGGAGAACCAGTTCCGCGTTGGGCTGGTGCGCATGGAGCGCGCCATCATCGAGCGCATGTCCATTCAGGATCTGGACGTCTCCATGCCGCACGACCTGATCAACTCGAAGCCGGTCACCGCGGCGATCAAGGAATTTTACGGGAGCAGTCAGCTGTCGCAGTTCATGGACCAGACCAACCCGCTTTCCGAGGTCACGCACAAGCGGCGTTTGAGCGCATTGGGACCCGGCGGTCTCACGCGCGAACGCGCCGGATTTGAGGTGCGCGACGTGCATCCCACGCACTACGGACGTATTTGTCCCATTGAAACGCCGGAAGGACCGAACATCGGTCTCATCGCGTCGCTCAGCACGTATGCCAGGGTGAACGACTACGGGTTTGTCGAGACGCCGTACCGGCGCGTGACCGATGCCAAGGTGAGCGACAACGTCGAGTTTCACAATGCGATGGTGGAAGACGATTTCGTCATCGCGCAGGCCAACGCCGAGCTCGACGACAAGAACCGCTTCGTCAATGAAATCGTCGATGCGCGTCAGGGCGGTGACTTCATCCTGTCGCCGCGCGAGAAGATCAACCTGATGGACGTATCGCCCAAGCAGTTGATCAGCGTCGCCGCGTCTCTGATTCCGTTTCTGGAAAACGACGACGCCAACCGCGCACTCATGGGTTCCAACATGCAGCGCCAGGCGGTGCCGCTTTTGCAGACGGAAGCGCCCCTGGTCGGCACCGGCATGGAAGAGGTGGTGGCCCGCGACTCCGGCGCCGTGGTGGTGGCGGAGAACGACGGCGAGGTCATCAGTTCCGATGCGTCCCGCATCGTGGTGCGCACTTCCGGCCGGCAGAAGAAGAAGGGCATGCTGGATTCCAGTGTGGACATCTACACGCTGGCCAAGTACCAGCGTTCGAACCAGAACACCTGCATCAACCAGCGCCCCCTGGTCCGCACCGGGGAGAAGGTGAAGAAGGGGCAGGTCATTGCCGACGGTCCGTCCACGGACCTGGGCGAGCTGGCTCTGGGTCGCAACGTGCTGGTCGCGTTCATGCCTTGGGAAGGTTACAACTTCGAGGACGCCATCGTCATCAGCGAGAAGGTGGTGAAGGAGGACGTCTTCACGTCCGTTCACATCGAGGAGTTCGAGGTGGAAGCCCGCGACACCAAGCAGGGCAAGGAAGACATCACCCGCGACATCTCGAATGTGGGCGAGGAAGCGCTCCGAAACCTGGACGACAGCGGCATCATCCGCATCGGTGCTTCGGTTGCGCCCAACGACATTCTCGTGGGCAAGATCACGCCGAAGGGCGAGACGCAGTTGAGCCCGGAAGAAAAGCTGTTGAAAGCGATCTTCGGCGAAAAGGCGGGCGACGTGCGCGACACGTCCCTGCGCGTGCCGCCGGGCATTCAGGGCATCGTCATCGACGTCAAGGTGTTCTCGCGTAAAGGAGTCGACAAGGATTCCCGTACGCTGTCCATCGAGGAGGAGGAAGTCTCCAAGATCGAGAAGGACTTCAGCGACGAAATCGAGATCGTTAAGAACGAAAGCGAAAAGAAACTTCTGTCCATGCTGGTAGGCAAGCAGGTGACCAAGGCCACCACCATCGGCAAAAAAGTTTTCAAAAAGGGGCAGGACCTGACCGAGGAAGACCTCGCCAAAATGCCTTCGAAGGACCTGGCGAAGATTCCGGTTAAGGACGTGGACCCGAATGAGCTTCAGCAGATTGAGGATGCCAGTAAGGATCAGATCCACATCCTCAAAACCATGATGAATGACAAGATCGCCAAGCTGAAGAAAGGCGACGACCTGGCCCCCGGTGTTATCAAGCTGGTGAAGGTGTTCGTCGCCATGAAACGCAAGCTTCAGGTGGGCGACAAAATGGCCGGCCGTCACGGCAACAAGGGTGTCGTCTCCAAGATCGTTCCGGAAGAGGACATGCCGTATATGGATGATGGAACGCCGATCGAGCTCATCCTCAATCCGCTCGGCGTACCGTCGCGTATGAACGTCGGCCAGATATTCGAAACCAACCTCGGCATGGCGGCCAAGGCCAGCGGCAAGCACGTCGCAACGCCCGTCTTCGACGGCGCGCAGGAAGAAGACGTGCGCAAGCTGCTCGTCGATTCCGGTTGCTCGCCCACCGGCGAAGTCAGACTGTTCGACGGGCGTACCGGTCAGCCGTTTCACCAGAAGGTCATGGTGGGGTACATCTACATGCTCAAACTGCATCACCTCGTGGACGACAAGATCCACGCCCGGTCGACGGGACCCTACTCCCTCGTCACCCAGCAGCCGCTGGGCGGCAAGGCGCAGTTCGGCGGTCAGCGTCTGGGTGAGATGGAGGTCTGGGCGCTGGAAGCCTACGGCGGCGCCTACACCCTGCAGGAGATGCTCACGGTCAAATCCGACGACGTCGAGGGCCGCAAGCGGATGTACGAAGCCATCGTTAAGGGCGATACCAATCTGACGCCCAGCCTTCCGGAATCGTTCAACGTACTGGTCAAGGAGTTGCAGAGCCTGGCCATCGACGTGGAACTGATGGAGACCGCCAGCAAATAG